In one window of Kosmotoga pacifica DNA:
- a CDS encoding ATP-grasp domain-containing protein: MARVLVTTARMMYSLDTIRILHRDGHEVYAADSVRMSAGLYSRYVKKYFIHPPISEKSDEFIDFLLKVVDEYKIDVIIPGFEDAFVMSYYLDRFEGKAKLLLSDYSKLAFLHDKYSVSKLAESLGIPSPRTVLLKDFDQSSWLFPVVIKPRRNRGAIGIKVLNSIDELKKVASTVNAEEYMVQQLLPKVQFCTTGIAYNGQLMGNVIYRNIREYPEDGGFGTYRLTYDIPEIDDYVEKIVRELNYTGYICTDFLYDEKSNMYYITDINPRMSPGVYVAYAAGLNLPKMYVDLLEKPEMVHPQKPKIGVGSYTSPLELGWFLAVLFKGKFKKLKGFFKRDKGMLDDVWDIRDPLPFFVMFGSMLFSAVVGPLVGGQQESYYLGCLYERKYFSDTVALEELQRKYRAV; the protein is encoded by the coding sequence TTGGCGAGAGTATTGGTAACTACAGCTAGAATGATGTATTCGCTAGATACCATCAGAATTTTGCACCGTGATGGTCATGAGGTATACGCTGCTGATAGCGTCAGGATGAGTGCCGGGCTTTATTCGCGTTATGTTAAGAAATATTTCATTCATCCACCTATAAGTGAAAAATCCGATGAGTTCATCGATTTTCTTCTCAAGGTCGTGGACGAGTACAAGATTGACGTTATAATTCCTGGTTTTGAAGATGCTTTTGTTATGTCATATTATCTTGACAGGTTTGAGGGTAAAGCTAAATTGCTGTTATCAGATTATTCAAAGCTTGCTTTTCTTCATGATAAGTACAGTGTCTCAAAACTCGCAGAAAGTCTCGGCATTCCATCGCCGAGAACTGTTTTGTTGAAGGATTTTGATCAGTCAAGCTGGTTGTTTCCGGTAGTGATAAAACCAAGAAGAAATAGGGGAGCCATAGGAATAAAGGTGCTTAACTCCATTGATGAGCTGAAAAAAGTTGCTTCAACAGTTAATGCAGAGGAGTACATGGTTCAGCAACTTCTACCCAAGGTGCAGTTCTGCACCACCGGTATTGCTTATAATGGACAACTCATGGGAAATGTCATTTACAGGAATATTCGTGAATATCCAGAGGATGGTGGTTTTGGGACTTACAGACTAACATATGATATCCCTGAGATTGATGACTATGTTGAAAAGATTGTTAGGGAGTTAAATTATACTGGTTATATCTGTACCGATTTTCTCTATGATGAAAAGAGTAACATGTACTACATAACAGATATTAATCCCAGAATGAGTCCTGGTGTGTATGTTGCCTATGCAGCGGGTCTCAATTTACCAAAAATGTATGTTGACCTTCTGGAGAAACCTGAAATGGTCCATCCACAGAAACCTAAGATAGGAGTAGGCTCTTACACTTCACCTCTCGAATTGGGTTGGTTTTTAGCCGTTTTGTTTAAAGGGAAGTTCAAGAAACTGAAGGGCTTTTTTAAGAGGGATAAGGGTATGCTCGATGACGTCTGGGATATCAGAGATCCCCTTCCCTTCTTTGTGATGTTTGGTTCTATGCTCTTTTCGGCTGTTGTAGGACCTCTTGTAGGTGGTCAGCAGGAGTCCTATTATTTAGGCTGTTTGTATGAAAGAAAGTACTTTTCCGATACAGTAGCTCTTGAAGAACTCCAGAGAAAATATCGAGCTGTTTGA
- the ltaE gene encoding low-specificity L-threonine aldolase — MKWIDIRSDTVTKPTEEMRLAMYRAEVGDDVYGDDPTVNRLEELAAEMMGKEAALFVPSGTFGNQLAILTHTDMGNEVIIPDSNHIFIHEVGASAVIASVQLRTLESPDGMPELGRIESAIRSNDVHFPETGLICMENAHSSGRVLPLEYLKSVKALAGRYSVPVHLDGARIFNAAITLGVKAKEIAATADSVMFCLSKGLAAPVGSILAGSKKFIEKARKGRKLMGGGMRQVGILAAAGIVALEKMVDRLEEDHRNARLLAELLSEIKGLKVLEDRLDINMVFFTLEFPEPQVVVEEMKKRGIKINPPEGKEYRFVTNNDVTTKDIHRVVTVLKEIVEDFS; from the coding sequence ATGAAATGGATCGACATAAGAAGCGATACTGTTACCAAACCAACGGAAGAGATGCGCCTGGCAATGTATAGAGCCGAGGTGGGGGATGATGTTTATGGAGACGACCCAACCGTGAACCGGCTTGAAGAGCTTGCCGCCGAAATGATGGGTAAAGAGGCTGCTCTTTTTGTGCCATCCGGTACATTTGGAAACCAACTTGCTATATTAACACACACTGATATGGGAAATGAAGTTATCATTCCGGATTCGAACCATATCTTCATACATGAAGTGGGAGCATCGGCAGTTATCGCTTCAGTACAGCTTCGCACTCTGGAGAGTCCTGATGGCATGCCTGAATTAGGAAGAATTGAAAGTGCCATCAGATCCAACGATGTACACTTCCCTGAGACTGGTCTTATCTGCATGGAGAATGCACATTCTTCTGGTCGTGTTCTGCCACTGGAGTACCTGAAGTCTGTCAAAGCCCTTGCGGGTAGATATTCAGTTCCTGTCCATCTGGACGGTGCAAGGATCTTCAATGCGGCTATAACTTTAGGAGTAAAAGCAAAAGAAATAGCTGCAACGGCAGACTCTGTAATGTTCTGTTTGTCGAAAGGATTGGCTGCTCCGGTGGGCTCAATATTGGCTGGGTCTAAGAAGTTTATCGAAAAAGCACGTAAAGGAAGAAAACTAATGGGTGGTGGAATGAGGCAAGTCGGAATACTCGCCGCAGCGGGCATAGTCGCCCTTGAAAAGATGGTTGACCGTTTAGAAGAAGACCATCGAAATGCGAGATTATTGGCTGAATTATTGAGTGAAATAAAGGGGCTCAAAGTACTCGAAGATAGGCTGGACATAAATATGGTCTTCTTCACCCTGGAGTTTCCAGAGCCACAGGTTGTGGTTGAAGAAATGAAAAAACGGGGCATCAAAATTAATCCTCCGGAAGGAAAGGAATATCGCTTCGTGACAAATAATGATGTTACAACAAAGGACATTCACAGAGTGGTGACAGTTCTTAAAGAAATTGTAGAAGACTTTAGTTGA
- a CDS encoding magnesium transporter CorA family protein — protein MIRYYITEKNELKEIESYIPKCWVNSIKPDENDVIKLKELGIDEDFIYDALDPEERARFEQDEDIIYIITKIPFFDADDPEVPFKTLPLGIAITPEAIITISDHGNEILNDFLNKKVKDFSTKKRFRFLLRIFDRGTVYYLRYLKDIRKRSNDIENELHRSTRNKELVAMLNLEKSLVYFTTSLRSNELMFEKLKRANILTLYEEDEELFEDIIIENRQAIEMARIYSDILSGMMDAFASVISNNLNVVMKILTIVTLVLQIPMLTASIYGMNIALPLQESPYAFYLTMGVSGVIAVIFGFALFKIRWFK, from the coding sequence ATGATAAGGTATTATATAACGGAGAAGAACGAGTTAAAAGAAATCGAGAGCTATATTCCGAAATGCTGGGTCAACAGCATTAAGCCTGATGAGAACGACGTCATTAAACTGAAGGAACTTGGTATCGATGAAGATTTCATCTATGATGCCCTTGACCCAGAAGAAAGGGCCAGGTTCGAGCAAGATGAAGACATCATTTATATAATCACAAAAATTCCTTTTTTTGATGCGGATGATCCTGAGGTCCCTTTTAAAACTCTTCCATTAGGCATTGCGATAACTCCAGAGGCGATAATCACCATTTCAGATCACGGAAATGAAATACTCAATGATTTTTTAAACAAAAAAGTGAAAGACTTTTCCACGAAAAAACGTTTCAGGTTTCTATTGAGAATATTTGACAGGGGCACCGTTTATTATTTGCGATATTTGAAAGATATAAGAAAGAGATCAAATGATATTGAAAACGAACTTCATCGTTCAACCAGGAACAAAGAGCTTGTAGCGATGTTGAATCTCGAAAAATCTCTTGTTTATTTCACAACGTCATTAAGGTCTAATGAACTCATGTTTGAAAAACTTAAACGCGCCAACATTCTGACCCTTTATGAGGAAGATGAAGAACTCTTCGAAGATATCATCATCGAGAATCGACAGGCTATCGAGATGGCACGGATATACAGTGATATACTCAGTGGCATGATGGACGCCTTCGCTTCCGTCATTTCTAACAACCTGAACGTTGTGATGAAGATCCTCACCATTGTGACCCTTGTACTTCAGATTCCTATGCTAACGGCGTCCATATACGGTATGAATATAGCTCTGCCTTTACAGGAATCGCCTTATGCGTTTTATTTAACCATGGGCGTTTCTGGTGTAATAGCCGTTATTTTTGGTTTTGCGTTATTCAAGATACGCTGGTTCAAGTGA
- a CDS encoding glycosyltransferase family 4 protein, producing MTYVYSFIISMVLMYISIKLGITFNLLDKPKGVLKPHEKPIPFTGGLGIFLSILGIALFFDRELVKYLPVLSLLWFLGFSDDVKGLPPLLRLVAELAIGFLFSFWYSGYSFMLSIFLAFAFAVMINAFNMVDGMDGVCGGVSLVIAFALSLLPGLEIFRWIILVVGAFLVFNIAPAKVFLGDEGSYLLGGIFGIALIKSFGTGEGWNVLGILWLPLLDLVVGFFRRLLNGKSPFEGDRDHFYDKLKKLYMKNTRAIMLTSMALASLYAFPSLLLGKVFLIIYILLLSTIQITVLRSFEIT from the coding sequence ATGACATATGTCTACAGTTTCATAATTTCAATGGTATTGATGTATATTTCGATAAAGCTGGGAATAACTTTTAACCTTCTCGATAAGCCGAAAGGTGTCCTCAAACCCCACGAAAAACCCATTCCTTTCACCGGCGGATTGGGAATTTTTTTATCCATTCTTGGAATTGCCTTGTTTTTCGACAGGGAACTGGTGAAATATCTTCCTGTACTTTCACTTTTATGGTTCCTGGGATTTTCTGACGATGTAAAAGGACTTCCACCTCTTTTACGGCTTGTAGCAGAACTGGCTATTGGTTTTTTGTTCTCTTTTTGGTATAGTGGATACTCTTTTATGTTGTCGATATTTCTTGCGTTCGCTTTTGCAGTGATGATAAACGCCTTCAATATGGTTGATGGAATGGATGGGGTGTGTGGCGGGGTAAGCCTTGTGATTGCATTTGCACTTTCGCTTTTGCCAGGTCTAGAAATTTTCCGCTGGATTATATTGGTTGTAGGTGCATTTCTGGTTTTTAACATAGCGCCCGCAAAAGTTTTTCTAGGAGATGAAGGCTCTTACTTGTTAGGAGGGATCTTCGGGATAGCACTTATTAAGTCCTTTGGTACCGGAGAAGGGTGGAACGTTCTCGGTATCCTATGGTTACCTCTTCTTGACCTTGTTGTAGGATTTTTTAGGAGACTTTTAAACGGGAAATCTCCCTTTGAAGGCGATAGAGATCATTTCTACGACAAATTAAAGAAACTCTATATGAAAAACACCAGAGCCATCATGCTGACTTCTATGGCTCTGGCTTCTCTCTATGCCTTCCCTTCACTCCTTCTGGGCAAGGTCTTTTTGATAATCTATATTCTGTTGCTTTCCACGATTCAAATCACTGTGTTGAGGTCTTTTGAAATCACTTGA
- a CDS encoding DegT/DnrJ/EryC1/StrS family aminotransferase: MFVPLSKPFITDDEIATTIEVLKSGVLSIGEKVKAFEMAIATFVGSKYAVAVNSGTSALHLILKALGFSRQQKLLSSAFTFISSANVALYEGGIPIFADIDKNTLNISPETLQEAIEKYSRKGLRTNTINLKPFIPEFLMGVDIFGHPMDWDGIMEICNRFNIKVVEDSCEALGSEYKGKKAGTFGQAGAFAFYPNKQITTGEGGVIVTDDSELAKLTRSMRNQGRGEAEEWLEHVRIGYNYRLDELSAAIGLEQMKKIEEILSKRSTAATYYTSLFEKIDGIEPPHIEGYSTKIGWFVYVVRLAPSVDREKVMDYLKENGIQSRDYFKPVHLQPFYRKTFGYSEGFLPVTEEISKRTLAIPFYTSITREEQEYVVYHLSKAVESFGG; this comes from the coding sequence ATGTTCGTCCCTCTGTCTAAACCTTTTATCACAGACGATGAGATAGCAACCACTATTGAAGTGCTGAAATCAGGCGTACTTTCCATCGGTGAAAAGGTGAAAGCTTTCGAAATGGCTATCGCAACTTTCGTTGGTTCCAAGTACGCTGTCGCCGTTAACAGCGGCACGAGCGCCCTCCACCTTATTTTGAAAGCACTTGGTTTTAGTAGACAACAAAAGTTGTTGTCCTCTGCTTTCACCTTCATATCCTCCGCAAACGTAGCCTTATATGAAGGGGGCATCCCTATCTTCGCAGATATCGACAAAAATACCCTGAATATCTCTCCGGAAACATTACAGGAAGCGATAGAAAAGTACTCCAGAAAAGGACTAAGAACCAATACAATTAACCTCAAGCCTTTCATACCCGAATTTTTGATGGGGGTCGACATTTTTGGTCATCCTATGGACTGGGACGGCATAATGGAGATATGCAATAGATTTAACATTAAAGTCGTTGAAGACTCCTGTGAGGCATTAGGAAGTGAATACAAAGGAAAAAAGGCTGGTACTTTTGGGCAGGCAGGAGCTTTTGCCTTCTATCCAAACAAACAGATAACTACCGGTGAAGGTGGAGTGATCGTAACGGACGACTCAGAGCTTGCTAAACTTACAAGGAGTATGCGAAATCAGGGAAGGGGAGAGGCAGAAGAATGGTTGGAACATGTGCGTATAGGTTACAATTATCGCCTTGATGAGCTTTCAGCTGCTATCGGGCTGGAGCAGATGAAAAAGATAGAGGAAATCCTCTCAAAGCGTTCAACTGCCGCTACTTATTACACTTCGCTTTTCGAAAAGATTGATGGTATAGAACCTCCTCACATAGAAGGGTATTCTACAAAGATTGGCTGGTTCGTCTATGTTGTCAGACTCGCACCTTCGGTAGACAGGGAAAAAGTGATGGACTATTTAAAGGAGAATGGCATCCAGAGTCGCGACTATTTCAAACCTGTACACCTGCAACCATTTTACAGGAAGACTTTTGGTTACAGCGAGGGCTTCCTGCCCGTCACCGAAGAAATTTCAAAGAGAACGTTAGCCATACCTTTTTACACCTCTATAACGAGAGAAGAACAGGAATATGTTGTCTATCACTTGTCTAAAGCCGTAGAAAGCTTTGGAGGGTAA
- a CDS encoding nucleoside-diphosphate sugar epimerase/dehydratase translates to MIKVINSRELKRFLILAFTDYLLIYGSYALGMYFRYGIFSLNEPEFFQNGAFFSFFILLSLILNGTYRVSWSYANFQDFWIILRGTFLGYVVGFFFGRAILLLNIKIFTVPLTVSTMTFIGSTLLIIWSRIFWLTYLFLKIDREGGSKDRLLIIGAGDAGTALADEIMRNPSYGRIIGFLDDSPRKQKKRIHGLPVLGSSESVMELVEKYDITRIIIAIPSATSEEIRRIMSLIDLKKVRVQTLPGLAELMNKKANLGYLREISVDDLLGREAVSVDREKIRGFITEKKVLVTGAGGSIGSELCRQIAGLSPSELFLLGKGENSVYEIEEELKDAYPELKIHRIIADIQDETRMEYLFSVLKPQLVFHAAAHKHVPIMEENPTEAFRVNTLGTYTVAKLAEKYGTEAMVMISTDKAVNPSSIMGVSKRLAEEVLRAMSENSKTKFAMVRFGNVLGSRGSVVPKFKKQIQSGGPITVTDPRMTRYFMTIPEAVSLVLQAGAFGSKGEVFVLDMGKPIKVSDLARDMITLAGYVPDQEIEIKYTGIRPGEKLFERLSLEGEEFEKTSHPKIFKLKSKKTLSHESLGNLVNRIKNAINNSDFEELNHIIEEFVPDATARIKRAIPELRKEGESTK, encoded by the coding sequence GTGATCAAAGTGATCAACAGCAGAGAGCTGAAAAGGTTTTTAATACTTGCTTTCACTGATTATTTGTTGATATATGGCTCCTATGCTCTTGGGATGTACTTCAGGTACGGTATTTTCAGTCTGAATGAACCTGAGTTTTTTCAAAATGGGGCTTTTTTCAGCTTCTTTATTCTTCTGTCATTAATACTCAACGGGACGTATAGAGTATCCTGGAGTTATGCAAACTTCCAGGATTTCTGGATAATTCTCAGAGGTACTTTTTTGGGATATGTGGTTGGATTTTTCTTTGGCAGGGCTATCTTATTGCTAAACATCAAAATTTTCACCGTACCTCTAACCGTCTCGACCATGACCTTCATCGGATCTACTCTGCTGATCATATGGTCCAGAATTTTCTGGTTGACATACCTTTTCTTAAAAATCGATAGAGAAGGTGGATCAAAGGACAGATTATTAATCATAGGTGCCGGTGATGCTGGAACAGCTCTGGCCGATGAGATAATGCGAAACCCATCATACGGAAGAATAATCGGCTTTTTGGACGACTCTCCGAGAAAACAGAAAAAACGAATACACGGTCTCCCTGTCCTTGGCTCTTCAGAGTCGGTTATGGAGCTGGTAGAAAAGTACGATATTACCCGGATAATAATCGCTATTCCCTCCGCCACATCTGAAGAAATAAGACGCATAATGTCTCTTATAGACCTGAAAAAAGTCAGAGTACAGACTCTCCCGGGACTGGCAGAGCTTATGAACAAAAAAGCTAACCTTGGTTATCTGAGGGAGATCAGTGTCGATGATCTTCTGGGCAGAGAAGCTGTTTCGGTGGACAGGGAAAAGATAAGAGGGTTCATTACTGAGAAAAAAGTCCTCGTAACCGGTGCAGGTGGGAGTATAGGAAGTGAACTGTGCAGGCAAATTGCCGGACTTTCACCTTCAGAACTTTTCCTGCTCGGGAAGGGTGAAAACAGCGTATATGAAATAGAAGAGGAGTTGAAAGACGCCTACCCTGAGCTGAAAATCCATAGAATAATAGCCGATATCCAGGACGAAACAAGGATGGAATACTTATTTTCTGTATTGAAACCGCAATTGGTCTTTCACGCTGCGGCTCATAAACACGTCCCGATTATGGAGGAAAATCCTACAGAAGCCTTCCGGGTGAATACCCTCGGTACTTACACAGTAGCAAAACTCGCAGAGAAATACGGAACGGAAGCGATGGTCATGATCTCCACAGACAAAGCCGTGAATCCTTCTTCCATTATGGGCGTTTCAAAAAGACTGGCAGAAGAAGTTCTGAGGGCTATGTCTGAGAATTCAAAAACCAAGTTCGCAATGGTGAGGTTTGGAAACGTCCTCGGTAGTCGAGGGAGTGTTGTGCCAAAATTCAAGAAACAGATCCAATCAGGAGGTCCTATTACGGTGACGGACCCACGAATGACACGTTATTTTATGACGATACCTGAAGCCGTTTCTCTGGTGCTTCAGGCAGGGGCTTTCGGTTCTAAAGGCGAGGTATTTGTTCTTGATATGGGGAAACCTATAAAAGTCTCGGACCTTGCAAGGGATATGATCACCTTAGCAGGATACGTGCCCGATCAAGAAATAGAAATAAAGTATACAGGGATAAGACCTGGCGAAAAGTTGTTCGAAAGGCTTTCATTGGAAGGAGAAGAATTTGAGAAGACTTCTCACCCAAAAATCTTCAAGCTGAAATCAAAGAAAACCCTATCTCACGAATCACTGGGAAATCTGGTAAACAGGATTAAAAATGCGATAAACAACAGTGATTTTGAAGAGCTTAACCATATCATAGAAGAATTCGTTCCTGACGCCACTGCGCGTATCAAAAGGGCCATCCCGGAACTTAGAAAAGAAGGAGAGTCTACGAAATGA
- a CDS encoding DegV family protein — MKTKILLDSTSDIPHDWLDKLDVTLIPLHLTWPDGVQEDDDSRDISDIKDFWNRLEKSDKLPTSSQPSPGEIRNFYEKALKEGYEEILVLCISTNMSGTYNTAKLVAEEFDIPIYVVDTKNASSINALAAKRARELLNEGKSVEEVGKIIEKEIAEEKFQAIFYVSRFDYLVKGGRVSKFQGFVGNLLSINVGLYIEHNTGAMIPFKKVRGEKKARTMLINKALEEVPEGSTVDIILVHADNEDSLASLRKLLEATYNVREITTSFMGKVISTHVGPGTAGFALYKVK; from the coding sequence GTGAAAACAAAAATCTTGCTTGACAGTACGAGTGATATACCTCATGACTGGCTTGATAAACTGGACGTTACGCTCATCCCTCTCCATCTCACCTGGCCTGATGGAGTGCAAGAAGATGACGATTCACGGGATATTTCTGATATAAAAGATTTCTGGAATCGCCTTGAGAAAAGCGACAAACTGCCAACTTCTTCCCAGCCTTCACCTGGAGAAATACGTAATTTCTACGAGAAAGCTCTAAAAGAAGGGTATGAAGAAATCCTCGTACTCTGCATCTCCACCAATATGTCTGGCACTTACAATACAGCAAAGTTGGTTGCTGAAGAATTTGATATTCCAATATATGTAGTCGACACAAAAAACGCGAGTTCTATAAATGCCCTTGCTGCAAAACGCGCACGCGAACTGTTGAATGAAGGGAAGAGTGTAGAAGAAGTTGGAAAAATCATCGAAAAAGAAATCGCTGAAGAAAAGTTCCAGGCAATTTTCTATGTTTCCAGATTCGACTATCTTGTTAAAGGAGGTAGAGTCTCGAAATTTCAGGGTTTTGTGGGAAACCTTCTCAGCATTAACGTCGGACTTTACATTGAGCACAATACAGGCGCTATGATCCCTTTTAAAAAGGTGAGAGGGGAAAAGAAGGCCCGGACTATGCTCATAAACAAAGCTCTTGAAGAAGTACCAGAAGGTTCAACAGTGGACATCATACTCGTTCATGCTGACAATGAAGATAGTTTAGCCTCGTTGCGTAAACTCCTTGAAGCGACTTATAACGTTCGCGAAATAACTACTTCTTTCATGGGAAAAGTCATATCTACACATGTAGGCCCAGGAACAGCCGGATTTGCACTGTACAAGGTGAAGTGA
- a CDS encoding response regulator: protein MRKLSRKVSVQFFLFILFVLVFIGVFTFLSFMKASREEYTNYLEAKKQDIYSWFIDYKKSLRDNLQFFLENGRLLPGIQLLIEYRSKGTVTYKNDVNFPLDYESLEKLNNTFYAHNGELFYLYIAEYGERKFLIASKIGPDIVEELSNSLGKDALVFIYKDGFYIIPEEFKELEIYPPVVKKLYENSNERPVGYDSTNNWIDRLLPGENYLVDKVDLVGAEVYILQSQKLLTIFQKRFAYMMFIVTAGVLLFSYIFSTTLNAYISRALKSIIEGFESIKQGKFKKVNLKSRDELQIIAQELNETMEFIKNTLEKLRLSNEQLKKASKEAQQANRMKSEFLANMSHEMRTPMNAILGFTELLMSDETNTEKRKYLSTIYKSGEHLLNLINDVLDLSKIESGKFEIIKVPYSPRELLKDLVETYIPLASSKELHLAYNADESLPEYLLGDEFRIRQILTNLISNSIKFTEKGYVTIRAVDRVEAVDFVVKDTGIGIPAKDLERIFEPFTQLDGTMSRKYGGTGLGLTITKRLVELLGGRLFIKSEPGSGTEVTVRFKKEIPTIVDSREQMNIEEDSPFLLLVTQDNELLENFGSTFTRHGIKYRYTNDLELAKLLLNNQNFSLVILDICTIDNKERAKELLGELNVPFIILAENEKSYPEFESHIITKPVLEDRLINRIYNVVEKSRKALFERKARILVVEDNEANRLLFKKVLEKAGHMVEVAENGKVAIEKVKNGIFDIVFMDMQMPVMDGYTATRKIRELGIKIPIIALTAHTMRGDEEKALKAGCNGYLGKPVKRKEILDTVYRFLMPDESNHPDEKIEKNGGLHGYSSDRITRFARKMGLSLEEASTMFQEYGKFIEERIDYILKKLEDKDFEAIAREGHSLKGSGTMYSVEEISELGLEIEEFAKAGKIDLLLSRVEELKKLKKKLWN from the coding sequence ATGAGAAAACTCAGCAGAAAGGTTTCTGTACAGTTCTTTCTGTTTATTTTGTTTGTTCTGGTTTTCATAGGGGTTTTCACATTTCTCTCTTTCATGAAAGCATCACGGGAAGAATACACAAACTATCTTGAAGCTAAGAAGCAGGATATATACAGTTGGTTTATCGACTACAAAAAGTCGTTGAGAGACAATCTTCAATTTTTCTTAGAGAATGGCCGTCTGCTTCCTGGAATTCAGCTTCTAATAGAATATCGGTCTAAAGGTACGGTTACATATAAAAACGATGTTAACTTTCCACTCGATTATGAATCGCTTGAAAAGTTGAACAATACATTTTACGCTCATAATGGAGAACTCTTTTATCTTTATATAGCTGAATACGGCGAAAGAAAATTCTTGATAGCGAGTAAAATCGGTCCTGATATCGTGGAAGAGTTGTCCAACTCCCTCGGAAAAGATGCCCTTGTATTTATCTACAAAGATGGTTTTTACATTATTCCTGAGGAGTTCAAAGAGCTCGAAATATACCCACCAGTGGTCAAGAAGCTATATGAAAACAGTAATGAGAGGCCTGTAGGTTATGATTCCACTAATAACTGGATTGATCGTTTGCTGCCCGGAGAAAACTATCTTGTTGACAAGGTAGATCTCGTTGGAGCCGAGGTTTATATTCTACAGTCACAAAAGTTACTGACTATTTTTCAGAAACGATTTGCTTATATGATGTTCATTGTGACAGCAGGTGTTCTGCTTTTTTCCTACATCTTTTCTACAACTTTAAATGCCTATATTTCCAGGGCATTGAAAAGCATTATCGAGGGATTCGAATCTATCAAACAGGGAAAATTCAAAAAGGTGAACCTCAAATCACGCGATGAACTGCAGATAATAGCTCAGGAGCTCAACGAAACTATGGAATTTATTAAAAACACATTAGAAAAATTACGGCTTTCAAACGAGCAATTAAAGAAGGCTTCCAAAGAGGCTCAGCAGGCGAACAGGATGAAGTCGGAATTCCTCGCGAATATGTCCCATGAAATGCGAACACCGATGAACGCTATTCTTGGTTTCACAGAACTTTTGATGTCAGACGAAACGAATACTGAAAAGAGGAAATATCTATCAACCATTTACAAGAGTGGTGAGCATCTCCTCAATCTCATTAACGATGTCCTGGATCTTTCGAAAATCGAGTCGGGTAAGTTTGAGATAATAAAAGTCCCATACAGCCCGAGGGAACTGTTGAAGGATCTCGTCGAGACTTACATTCCCCTTGCTTCATCAAAAGAGTTGCACTTGGCCTACAACGCCGACGAATCACTTCCGGAGTATCTGTTGGGAGATGAGTTCAGAATACGACAGATCCTAACTAATCTCATTTCAAATTCCATCAAATTCACCGAAAAAGGATATGTTACGATAAGGGCCGTAGATAGGGTGGAGGCTGTCGATTTTGTTGTAAAGGACACAGGTATCGGAATACCTGCAAAGGATCTTGAACGGATATTTGAACCTTTTACACAGCTCGATGGAACGATGTCGAGAAAATATGGTGGAACAGGCCTTGGACTGACGATCACAAAACGACTCGTGGAATTGCTTGGAGGTCGGCTCTTTATCAAGAGTGAACCCGGCAGTGGAACAGAAGTCACTGTGAGGTTTAAAAAGGAAATCCCCACAATTGTCGACAGCAGGGAACAGATGAATATTGAAGAAGATTCTCCCTTTTTGCTTTTGGTTACACAAGACAATGAATTGCTTGAAAACTTTGGATCTACCTTCACAAGACATGGGATAAAGTACAGATATACCAATGATCTTGAACTGGCAAAACTTTTATTGAACAATCAAAACTTTTCTCTTGTGATTCTCGATATTTGCACTATCGATAATAAAGAACGAGCAAAGGAGCTTCTTGGTGAGTTGAACGTACCATTCATCATCCTCGCAGAGAATGAGAAATCTTACCCAGAGTTCGAAAGCCATATAATCACCAAACCTGTATTGGAAGACAGGCTTATCAATAGAATTTACAACGTTGTTGAGAAATCAAGAAAGGCTTTATTTGAAAGAAAAGCAAGAATCCTTGTTGTGGAAGACAACGAAGCAAATCGGTTGTTGTTTAAGAAAGTACTGGAAAAAGCAGGACATATGGTCGAAGTTGCCGAGAACGGGAAGGTCGCTATTGAGAAGGTTAAAAATGGAATCTTCGATATCGTATTTATGGATATGCAGATGCCGGTAATGGATGGATATACCGCAACCAGAAAGATAAGAGAACTGGGAATCAAGATCCCAATTATTGCCCTCACAGCTCATACCATGAGGGGAGACGAAGAAAAAGCGTTGAAAGCTGGTTGTAACGGGTATCTTGGAAAGCCGGTAAAACGCAAAGAGATCCTTGACACTGTGTATAGGTTTCTCATGCCGGACGAAAGTAACCACCCAGACGAAAAAATCGAAAAAAATGGTGGTCTCCATGGATACAGTAGTGATAGGATAACCAGGTTTGCCAGAAAAATGGGACTTTCTTTAGAAGAGGCTTCCACGATGTTTCAAGAATACGGCAAATTTATCGAAGAAAGAATCGATTATATACTAAAAAAATTGGAAGATAAAGACTTTGAAGCTATCGCCAGAGAAGGGCACAGCCTTAAAGGTTCAGGTACTATGTACTCTGTTGAAGAAATATCCGAGTTAGGGCTTGAAATAGAAGAGTTTGCGAAAGCAGGGAAAATTGATCTCCTTCTTTCCAGAGTGGAAGAGTTGAAGAAACTAAAAAAGAAGCTGTGGAACTGA